ggctactcctccaagtccacctccCTCCCCCAGAAGCAGCAGCGCGTCCGCGACCACGCCTTCGACGGCATCATGGAGGTCCAGAAGCGCGTCCGCCGCTTCCTCGCGCTCCACGCGCTGCTCCTCTACGCCGCCACCCCCACCGCGCCCTCGGGCAAATTCTCCGCCGGGGGCAGCGGCGCGGTCTCCGTGCCCTTCTCCCGCCTCGGCGCCCTCTCGCGCCGCCAGCTCCGCCTCGCGCCCCTCGACGCCGGCAACTTCATGCTGCGCCACCCGCACGCCTTCCACCTCTTCCTCCACCCCGTCCACCGCATCCTCCACGCGCGCCTCACCCCGCGCGCCTCCGCCGCGCTGCGCCTCGAGGCCGACGCCATCGCCTCCTTGCGCCCCGGCGCCGTCCTCCGCCTCCGCAAGCTGCTCCTCCTCGCGCCCCCGCACCACCGCCTCCGCCTAGAGCACATCCGTCTCCTCCGCCGCGACTTCGGCCTCCCCGACGACTTCGCCGACTCCATCATCCTGTCCAATCCCGCCCTGTTCCGCCTCACGCCTGACGGGTTCGTCGAGTTTGTGCCTTCCCCTGACGACCCAcccgacctcaccgtcgccgccgtcgagCGCTCCCGGGAGCGCCACTACCGCGAGCACCGCGCTCCcggcgccggcgaggaggacgcgcgcttCGCGTTCCCCACCCGCTTTCCGCCGGGCTTTAAGATTGGCAAGTATTTCCGCATTGCAGTTTGGAAGTGGCAGCGCCTCCCCTACGCTTCCCCGTATGCGGACGTCTCTGGCCACGACCTGCGCTCACTTGAGGCACAACGCCGCATGGAGAAGCGTGCTGTCGCTGCTGTCCATGAGCTGCTCTCTCTCACAGTCGACAAGCGTACCACGCTAGAGCGTCTCGCGCTCTTCCGCGACGCCCTTGGTGTGCCAAAGAAGATTAAAGAGTTCTTGCTTAAGTATCAGGGGATATTCTACATATCAACAAGAGGAAACCAGGGGAAGCTGCACACTGTGTTCCTCCGGGAGGCATACTATAAAGGGGAGCTTTTAGATTCCAATGAGATACATGACGCAAGGCGGAAGCTGGAGGAGCTGCTCTTGATGAGCCGAGAGAAGGCGAATTTGGATCGTATGTTCACTAGCATGGGTCGTGGATGGGATGagcttggtggtggtcgtcgtggAGGAGCAGAATTGAGGGAGAAGTTTCTTGGGGATGCAGGTGGCAGAAAGAGGAAAGTTGGTGCTGGCATTGATGACGATGGTGCCGATAGTGGGGAGGACTCAGGAGTTGAATCACTCTACATCGAATGAGGAACAGAATCATACAATGACACTGAATGTCATATAGTGAAGCCTGAGTTCTGAATCTGGCATGGGAACCATATTGGAGGATTGATTTATCATGCTAGCATCTACACCATGGTGTAGTGATCTTGAGTGATAAGAGAGTGTTATATTCTGAGGTGAAAATTTGAGTGAGAGTTCTCGTCCTAAACTTGCGGACCCTATGAATTGGGGAAGTTATCACCCTCAATGCTGCCATGCATCTGCACTAGAATGGTTGATGGAATCTTCATTTGCTCAGCATTATGTGAAGGGACAAAGACACAAGCAAGAGAACTCCTTTCTGCCCCCAAGCTAATTTGATCAGTGTCATTTGACTTGTGAGTACTCTGGATCTATTTCATTCATTTCTCCCTTGGAAAACTGTTTGTGTTACGGATGGAATATCACCATAGCAACGTTCTGTCATTCAGTTCTATGTTTTGCAACATACTGTAACCAAACAGTTGATACTGTAATCGGTTAGATGACCTGCaaataaaatcagaaatgctattTTTTTCCTCTGTTGTTTGGCTTCATTCAGACTAAAAATCGAGGGGGCATTCGGGATTTCAGCCGTGGGAATGTGGGATTGGATGTGCTGCTCCATGTTTTGTGTGTTGTTTTTCTCGTGCACATGGTGGCATAGTGGAATTTTCATGCAGGCAGCTCATGCTAAGGGGGCATCAGGGTTGCCACTCATGCTGAGGGGGCGTCAGAAAACATCCCAGTGCTTTGGTGATGTTTTTGTGTTTTTTGGTCAGTGCTTGAACACATGTTTTTGCAGCAAGGGAGTTGAGAGCTATGCGTTCAGCCACTTTTTTTCCATTTTCAGTTGAGACGATAAGCAGCTTCGTTGTAGGTTATCTTGTTAGTTTTTCTTAATGTAATTCAGTGGTGATGATGTTCACTAGTATATAGTTCGGAGAAAATTATATCGGCTTAAATATCAATTTTGACAGGCCACTTATGATGTATGTTCAACAATTCAGTATTATATTTTCTCTCAAACAATTAATTTCCTATTAGTTTTCCTCTTGCGTTGTTCATTTTGTTCAGGCATCAAATTGTTGATCTGCTTCGCCTAGTCATTCTTAGTTCTAATCAATCTAGAGTATCATTGGTTGTAGTCTGTTTTAGTCAGAATTAGCCTTTTTAGTTAGTTGTAGCCATACTAGATGTGCTCTGCTTATTTCCTATCTAGTTCTAGTTCAGACCAGATGAAAAAAAAGGAATGAACAACGTTTCCATCTAGTTCTAGTTCAGACCAGATGAAAAAAGGAATGAACAATGTTTCCAGATCTCCTATTCGTAATTATACATAGTTCTGTCAGACTATATCATCTTAAATTTTGCAGTTTGTACTAGTTAGACTAGTACAGTAGAAGCTATCTTCAGTCTGGCTGACAGATAAATCCAAACTTAGGCGGAATTCTAGTCTTGTTCAGTatctatatttaatatatattttcgGTTTCTATtgctttttttgtgtgtgtgttcattTTTCGATATTCTGTCTCTATCTAGGGTTGTCTGGATTTGCATCACAATTCAAAACCATAATAGATAATAACTTGTCAGTATTAGTGTTATCTGACGAACTGTTCGAATGGAGGGGCACTGGGATCAATGGGGTGCACCTGTTGTCTCCGGTCAGCATGATGGCCTCCCTATGGTCTAGCTGCCTTCTCTGTTGTCGGCGGCCGGAGCTGCGCCACGTGAGATGGAAGCCCCGTAATTTTCCTTTCCCTTTCTTTTTTCCCAGTAGTTCCTGCTGACCCAGGTGGTCTTTCTATGTATGCTGGACCATGTAACTGTACTTTTCGTTCCTACCTTAATATAAATGAAAGCAGCGCTGCTGCTCTTCGTTTCAGAGAGGATGCATCATTGTTCTGTTCAGTCTttcagatgatattatcttatttgGTATCTTTTCAATTTCTTTCTTTACTTTTTTTGGTACAAGCGTGAGCCAAGTAACTGGACAGTCCTGCATTAATCAGCCAGTCTATTTAGTTCATTGTATTTTTTCTCAGTCCCAGTATGTCAGTTTAATTCATGTATCATTTGGTTTATCTGTAAAATTTCTTTAGTCATCAGTATTTTTGTTGCTTTACTATTTTCTGAATTTCATCGTCTTATTGTTACTTCAGTACTTGAGTCTTCAGACTCATTCTTTGAAGTTCAGTTTATTGATCTTCAGTGCACATGTTTATTCATTATTTCAGTAAGTCCCTTCTCActgttcagattttcatttttcaagCCCCTACTTATCCGTCATTCATGAGTCTAGGCAGATTATTAGTTCTGTCCTTCAGTATATATGTCCTCAGTTTTCTTCAGTTTCAGATTTCTGTATTATGTCCTTAAATTTTAAAATCACTCATTCTCCAGTCTTTCAGTCTTACAGCCTTTCTCATTGTCCAGTCTTTCAGTCCTACCTTCTCATCTATCTTCAATATTCATTGAACATCAAGGCTATGCGATCAGGCCAGGTTTGGGCAAAGGTTTTTCCAGTGTTTGTTTTTTGGCGTTCTGTCGCTACCTAGGATTTTTCTTAATAAGATCACTGTGATTATAATTTTGAACGGAGTTGTATTTTTCTTAATAGTTCCCATTTCAGGCAAACCAAGATCAATGGAGATGTAATGTTCATGAGGGCTACTTGAGGAGTAGTGTTCTGCTGCACGGAAACTTTATTGAGCACCGATTTGGGGGCCATCAGACCTGTGGTGGTTGGTGTGCTGTGCCTTCTTCAAGGTTTGTTGCCCTTATGTTGTTATAATTCGTTGGTTTGCTTTTGCCTTTCCTCCGTATTTTCCTTATGACTAAGCAGTTGACTGATTTGACTCCATGTTTTTCCTTTGTGAGCAAATCCTTCGGTTATGACCAAGGTGTTTCCAGTGAGGTTTTTACAGTTCCAATTCACCGGAGTCGCAATATTTATTTTCTGTAACTGATCTCATGTTGCCCTGTATGTTTTATGATAATTCTTGATCTCTCTGAATTGCTACTGACAGTGTGTAGCTTATTAGTTATTAAGTTACATAGATCCTAAGTTTCAGTTTACATCTTGGTGATGTATTTTTACAGTTCTATAGTACCTAAGTAAGAGCTGTtatttcttgcattttctttttgACTGTTTTTTAGTTGAACAAATCTTTTGTAAATGTTTGGAATTTTGCTTGGAAGTTCTGCTGTTACTTCCCTTCTTGTAGTATTTTTAGGAACACTTCTTCTAATCATCGGCAAGTTCTGGGCTGAATTATATCATTTCCCTTGCAATCATAAATTGTGTTATGTTCTGAATTTTTACTTTGTTCTCAAATAATTACTATTCGCAGTCTGTAGTGTTTACATTTCTAAAGAAAGGGAGTTATAGTTTTAGTTGTTGTAATATCACTTTATGTACTGTTGGAGTTGTTTGTATGTTAGCTTATCTCAGTCGTCATAAAGTAACCTGTGTTGCGGTTCTTATAGTTTGCCCGCAATTTTGAACTAGGCAGATTATTAGTGCTCTTATTCTTCACGTGCAATGTAAATTTCATGTAATATTTGTTGTGCAGTCAGTCCTAGCTGATTAGGGTGCTCTGTTTGTACTGACTGGCTGCCGACCTTTTTTCctctgatttgtcatttttgcccacTTCCAGGTAACATTTCAAGGGTATTGGGCCATGTAAAGGCAGGAGTTTTCTGCTGTCAGTATGtaaaagtttttttttttgaggaagtgGAAGTTGAGCTGCCGATATATTAAGCAGGAGTAAACAAATACAATGATTCTCTTGTTTTACAAGAGGTTGGGATTAAGGTTTCCCACACCAAACTGAAAGAAAAAGCTAATCAGGTTCTGGTGCAGGTTCATTTTCAACAATAGAGAGCCAACTGATGGATACAGTAGGTTGCAAAATGTCTTGCTTGGTGAGTTGGAAAAGGCCGTCTTCAAGAAGGGACTTGTGCTCGAAAACTATCCTGTTACGTTCCTTCCACAGGTTTCAGGTCATGTAAATTGCAGCCTGAGATGTCCCTCTGAGGCATGTTGCTGGTATGATCATTCCACCAGTCCTTGATGGACACaacttctgtgcatttgcggccaaGGCAGGGTTGTCACACGAGTGAGCAAGCAGCTGCCAAACGGATTTGGCATAGGGGCATTTCAGAACAAGGTGCAAAGGGGAGTCCTTGGCCTGATCACAAGGGTCGCATGCACCATTATGAGGAATACCACGAGTCTCCAGATTGTCATTTGTAAGGATTCTTCCCCGAAGCCACGGCCACATGAAGAAACGGCACTTAGACTCAACTTGCGCCCACCAAAGCTTGTCAAATCGTATATTTAAGAATGATCCAATAAACTGACAGCGGTATGCGGAGGCAGTAGAGTATGCCTGAGAGGGGTTCCAGGCCCAGCGAATGGAGTCATCAACGTCAGGATGCAGGGAGACTTGGTTGAGACGCAGCCAAAGTTGTGTGAATTGCCAGAGCTCCAAGATCACTGAAATTCTGTGCAGTCCAGCCATCCAAGCTTGACTAGCAATTGCAGCTGCAACAGTGTCTGTCCAGTCGAGCCACTTCCACCGGAGACGCAGGGCTCGCCCAAAACGTCTGAGGTCCAAGACTCCCAACCCTCCAAGATTTTTATGACGACATACAGTATTCCAATTCACAAGAGCCATGCCTCCCACAGCATCAGGTTTGGCTCGCCAAAGCAAGTTTCTCCTCAGCTTGTCGACTTCTTTGATGGCCCAGTTGTCAAGCTTGAATTGTGAAATAAGGTATACCAGGTAGCCGGGAGGATCGAGTCGACCAACCTAAGGTGAGAATCACTTGAAAGCAGCTTACCACGCCATCTTTTCAGCCTGGATGCCAACTTATCCAGGGTGGGCTGGACGTCAGCACGAGTGATATTTCTTGAAGTGCAGAGGCAAACCCAAGTATTTGCTAGGAACTTGACCAACGGGAGCTTGAAAAATTTGCAGCAGCTGTTGGAGGTTAATATCTTCAAGGAAGACGCTCTTTGGCACATTGGCTTTGAGCCCGGAAGCAGATCCGAAGAGGAGCAGGATTTGCTTAGTGGTTTCAATGTCAGGCGATAATTTGGGAGACGAATAGAGCTGCGTTGTCAGCGTAAAGGCTAGCTCTGAGCTGAGGAGGCAGACGAAGGTTGGTGAGAGCTCCAACAGAACAGGCCTTTGCAAATAACCAGTGTAGAGCTGCAATTGCAATTATGAATAGCATCGGGGAGAGTGGGTCTCCCTGTCTTAGTCCCCTTTTTTGGTGGAAGTGCAGACCCAGTTCTCCGATGACCAAAATCCTTGAGGAGGCAGACGACCAGAGCAGAGCAATTAGATCACACCAGCTCTGACCAAAACCCAGCCTAGACATAAGTTCAAGCAAGTAACTCCAGCGCACATTATCAAAAGGTCCTACAATATCCAATTTGAGCAGCAATGCCGGGTCCTTATTCTTCTGCAGCTTTCGAAAAGCATTCCTGACATAAAGAAAATTGTCTTGGATCAAATGATTCTTGATGAAAGCACTCTGCGGAGAGGGGATGATCTGATGCAGAAAGGGAGCCAGCCTGTTGGACAGCAGTTTACAAAGGATCTTTGCAATAGAATGCATCAGACTGATCGGCCGTAAGTCCTTGACTCTAGTAGCATCAGTAGACTTGGGTATTAGGGTTATGTGGGCAGAGTTCAGCATGAACCACCTCTTCCCTCTGAGGGAGAACAATTGGTTGAAAGTACAGATGAGATCCTCTTTGATCAAACTCCAACAGTGCTTAAGGAAGTCAGCCGTGAACCCATCAGGGCCTGGTGCTTTACCAGAAGGGAGATCAAAAACTGCAGCCTTGATTTCTTCCTCGGAGAAAGGCACATCAAAAGCATATAGATCGTGCCGCTGGACCTCAGGGTAGTCCCAGACTCCCAGTTAATGTTGCAGCTTCTGGTGGCAGAGGAGCCAATAGATGCAGTAAAATGTTTGAGCAGCTCGCTCTGTTTATGAGCTTGAAGGGTGACCTGACCAGCATCAGTATCGAGCAGAGGAATGAAGTTTCTGCGCCGTCTTCCATTGTCCTTAATGTGAAAAAGCTTGGATTTGGCATCACTGGTGCACAGCCACTGGATACGGGGCTGCTGCCAGATGCGCACCCGCTGCACAGCAGCCAGCCCAAGCAGTTTAGCCTGAAGAAAAACTGAGACCCAACTCGGCAATGGTGAGATGCTGTCCTGTGCATGGTCCAGTGCCAAAATAACCTGCTCAGCCACAAGTGACAGAAGAGAAATATTCCTAATTTTGCTTCTACTCCAGCAAGTCTTGTCAGCTTGAAGTTAAGCCTCCACATCCCATCCCCATGGGGTACAGGTAACTTTCCAAGATTCGACTGACCAGATCAGAGAAGTCCAAACCTGCTGTGTTTATTTCTGCGGGCCTGTTTAGATGTAACTTGGTTGTTTAGAGGTACAACTGTCGGGTTTCAATTGGTTGTAAAATCTGGATGAAGCTGACTTCATTTTCAGTGAAATGAGAAATATACATTCCCAATAAATGCTGTCATTTGCATCCCTTTTTAGTATAGGCAGTcaaagattttttttaaatttaaaTAAATGAAGAAAATGCACTATCTTGTGCATCAAACGAAGGCCAAGGTGTTTTCCCACAATTGAACAccagtttaaataatactccctcactTTGTTAATAGATGATGTTTTGGACTGGAGCAGTGGGCACAGTATGCAATATGTAACTTTGACTGTTAATTTCATTACAGAAATGTTAAGATAAACTATAAACTTATCATATTACGAAAGTATTTTTCATGAGAATTTCTATTATATTTATAGCATTATCACCTGACCAATCTGAATATATGTTAGCAATATTCAAGATTCCAGCAGTCTGATTGCACAGTTTCTAGGACATCATCTATTTACAAACGGAAGCAATAGCTTATATGAACTATTTGTTGTAACATGGAAATCACTCCCTGCAATAATTTGGTGCCTTCCATGTATGACTTTTGACTGAGCGATTTGAGGTAACGTTGATCTTAGGGAAAAGTAAGATTAGCTAGAAATAATCCTAGGGATGTCAACCGGGTCCCATTTAATCCCGTTTAAAGTCCACTTATGATATGATAGTTCAAATaggttttttgtttgtttgaggaaaatgaactatcaagctagcaaaaactaactaaacGGGATTGTGGACgccatttatttgccacttacatccctaataTAATCCTTGTAAATTTAAAATATCCATTTAATAAGGGTCTAGTGCTTGACTCTTTGGATCCTTTCATGTGTGTACTTATGTCCTGTCTGTGTGTCAGGGATTGGGCTGTTAGTTTAGGCCTTAATTGTTATCCAAGATACTGAGGTTCTGCAAGGTTTATCTGACTAACATTCTTTAACTATCTAGCACTCATGCTGTTTGTTTTAAGTCCGGAGGGATAGCTGACTCTAGAATAGAACCTACAACCCATGCGACCGTGGAATTGTAGTAGTTTAGCATCATACCTGACCTATTGCTACATAATCCTGAGCAGTTCTAACTCTAGTATTAGATTCACTGAGAGGACGAATACTGCTTTGGGTGATTAATTGGCCATTAGCTACTTATGCCAGATGTTTTTTATTCTTTCTGTCAAATCAGCCAATTCAGGATACCATTAGTTACATATGCAATGATAATTCGACTGTAGTTTGTAGCTTCGGGCTTGTCAGAAAGCAGAAACTGGCTGCTGTAGGAGTAGGGCAGCAGGATTGTTTCTGTTAAATTGCACTCTGCGACTGCAGAGCAACTATATCAGCTTAACCGATCTTTCAGAACATTTCTCTCAAGTTCTGAATATCTACAGTCCATGGACTAACAAAAATGATTGATTTACTTTCCTGTTCAGAAAGAGCGCAAAATAGCAAATGTGCATATGTGTATGTGGCATTACTGCTCTCTGGTCTCCATGTCGATGCAATGAGCCAAGGTTGTGCATGTTAAAAGAACAACAGACAGTGCAAAAGGCACTGTTGAAAATACGAAACAACTATATACCATGATGAGTTCTTCTTTCAGTCTAGAACAGAATGATGAAGGTTCTTGTAGCGCTGTAGTCGGCCCATGGCAGCTGGGCTGATATGTCTTCTGTTGTCACTGTCCTGCCTGTGCACCCTGAACAAGTGAACATGCTAAACTGACCCTGTGTAGGAGGATCTATTCATCTGTATATCTGTTGAAGGCTCTGAAGTGCAACTTATAAATTATTGCAAAGCCACTAGTTGGTGCATGATGTCATCCACTATTTGCAGATTATATGTCAACTATTTACTGCCGCCCCACAGATGTTTTAATTTAGTAAATGATGGCGTACGTTTTTtggaattttgtttgtgttgttgacaGGGTCTGTTTTCAAAGTTCTTGTACTGCTTTTTTTTAAGCATGGAACATGTCCCAATTCGATGCAGTTTGATCCAAGTTCTGAACTGACTTCCTGTCAGCTTGCCACTCGAGATTGTCAGCCCTTCCAAATAGTAAGTGTTTGATcctctagtagtaataataatatTGTCTTGCATATGTTACCAGAGAGTGTTTGTCAGTTTTCATTTGGCCTTCTCGTGCGATGGTATTTACTATGCTTGCATTTGCTATGTGCTTGTTAACCTAGATACTTTAATAAGTGGTGGTTCTGTTAGGTTTATTTGAATAATATCATTTAACTATCTCCCGGTCATGCTGTTTGTTCCAAGTCTGAAGGGATAGCTGACCCAAGAATAGGACCTGCAACCCATGCAACCAGGAATTGTAGTATAGCATCTTACCTGACCTGCGGTTCCAAGTCTGAAGGGATAGCTGACCCAAGAATAGGACCTGCAACCCATGCAACCAGGAATTGTAGTATAGCATCTTACCTGACCTGCGGCTACATAATCCTGAGCAGT
Above is a window of Triticum dicoccoides isolate Atlit2015 ecotype Zavitan chromosome 5B, WEW_v2.0, whole genome shotgun sequence DNA encoding:
- the LOC119311218 gene encoding protein ROOT PRIMORDIUM DEFECTIVE 1-like, with product MLRRIAALRPPPPRAVAAALVGGADAGYSSKSTSLPQKQQRVRDHAFDGIMEVQKRVRRFLALHALLLYAATPTAPSGKFSAGGSGAVSVPFSRLGALSRRQLRLAPLDAGNFMLRHPHAFHLFLHPVHRILHARLTPRASAALRLEADAIASLRPGAVLRLRKLLLLAPPHHRLRLEHIRLLRRDFGLPDDFADSIILSNPALFRLTPDGFVEFVPSPDDPPDLTVAAVERSRERHYREHRAPGAGEEDARFAFPTRFPPGFKIGKYFRIAVWKWQRLPYASPYADVSGHDLRSLEAQRRMEKRAVAAVHELLSLTVDKRTTLERLALFRDALGVPKKIKEFLLKYQGIFYISTRGNQGKLHTVFLREAYYKGELLDSNEIHDARRKLEELLLMSREKANLDRMFTSMGRGWDELGGGRRGGAELREKFLGDAGGRKRKVGAGIDDDGADSGEDSGVESLYIE